The DNA sequence GCTCGAAAGGATACCGCACGCCGGGGCTGCGTTTCTGGGACACTACAGCCCTGTAGCCCTTGGCGACTACGCGGCCGGGCCGTCGCACGTGCTCCCGACCGGCGGAACGGCGCGTTTTGCCAGCGGGCTATCGGCGCTGGATTTCGTTCGCGGCAACAGTGTGATCGCCTATACTCAGGCCGGCCTCGCCGCCGTGGCCGACGACATTCGGCTGCTCGCGGAAAAAGAAGGGCTAACGGCGCACCGCGCGAGCGTCGAACTGAGATTGAAGTCTTCCTCGTAAATCGGCTTGAACATGTCGTACGTGCGTCCTGACATTGCCGCGATGCAAGGTTACGTTCCCGGCGAACAGCCGCGCGGCGGAAAGTTCATCAAGCTCAATACGAACGAGAATCCGTATCCTTGTTCCGGAGCAGTGGTCCGCGCGATCGAGCGGGCGCTCGAGCAAGGATTGCAGCGCTATCCCGATCCGATGGCGGAGGCGTTTCGCCGCCGGGCCGCGGAAGTGCTCGGGGTCGAGCCGAGTTGGATCCTGTGCGGCAACGGCAGCGACGATATTCTGACGATCGCCACTCGGGCATTTGTCTGCCAAGGCGAACTTCTGCGGCTGCCATATCCAAGCTACATCCTCTACAAGACGCTCGCTCAACTACAGGGCGCGCGGTCTGAGGAGATTCGATTCCGCGCGGATTGGTCGCTCGGCGACGATTTCTCCGCCCGCCGCGACGGATTGAAGCTCGCCTTTCTGCCGAATCCCAACAGCCCTTCTGGGACCATGCTCTCGCCCGATCAGATTCGGGACCTCGCCGACCGGCTCCCCTGCCCGCTGCTGGTGGACGAGGCCTACGTCGATTTCGCTGCGACGAATTGTCGGAAACTCGTCGCGGAGAACGAAAAGATTCTGATTTCGCGCTCTCTGAGCAAATCGTATGCGCTGGCCGGGCTGCGGTTCGGCTTTGTCGTCGCGCAGCCGCAAGTAATCGAGCAGTTGATCAAGCTCAAAGATTCATACAATTGCGATGCGCTCTCGATCGCTGGGGCGACTGCGGCCATCGACGACCAACTCTGGCTGGCGGAAAACCGGGCCAAGGTGATCGCTAGCCGCCGCCGGCTCACGGACGGAATGCGGCGATTGGGGTTCGCCAGCGTCGAATCGCAGGCTAACTTTGTTTGGAACCCCCATCCGTCGCTCGCGGTTCGGCCGCTCTACGAACGGCTCAAGGCTGAGCGAATCCTCGTGCGATATATGGATTATCCGGGTTGGGGAGACGGACTGAGGGTTTCCGTCGGAACCGATGAGCAGATCGACGCGTGCTTGGCCGCGCTGGGAGGAATGGTGTAAGAATGTCGCGTACCGCTCAGATTGATCGCAAGACGAACGAAACCGACATTCATCTCGAGCTTTGCCTCGACGGCACGGGGCAAAGCCGGATCGCCACGGGCGTCGGCTTCTTTGACCACATGCTCGCGCTCTTGGCCAAGCATGCGGCCTTCGATCTGACGGTCGAGGCCGCAGGGGACCTGCACGTCGATCAGCACCACACGGTTGAGGACGTCGGCATCGCTTTCGGCCAATCGCTGCGCAGCGCGCTGGGCGACAAGGCGGGCGTCCGCCGCTACGGTCATTTCACGCTGCCGATGGAAGAGGCGCTGGTCACGTCGGCCGTCGATCTGAGCGGGCGCTATGCGTTGGCGTTCCAGGTCGGCTTCCCGTCGGCCAAGATCGGCGATTTCGA is a window from the Pirellulales bacterium genome containing:
- the hisC gene encoding histidinol-phosphate transaminase codes for the protein MSYVRPDIAAMQGYVPGEQPRGGKFIKLNTNENPYPCSGAVVRAIERALEQGLQRYPDPMAEAFRRRAAEVLGVEPSWILCGNGSDDILTIATRAFVCQGELLRLPYPSYILYKTLAQLQGARSEEIRFRADWSLGDDFSARRDGLKLAFLPNPNSPSGTMLSPDQIRDLADRLPCPLLVDEAYVDFAATNCRKLVAENEKILISRSLSKSYALAGLRFGFVVAQPQVIEQLIKLKDSYNCDALSIAGATAAIDDQLWLAENRAKVIASRRRLTDGMRRLGFASVESQANFVWNPHPSLAVRPLYERLKAERILVRYMDYPGWGDGLRVSVGTDEQIDACLAALGGMV
- the hisB gene encoding imidazoleglycerol-phosphate dehydratase HisB; this translates as MSRTAQIDRKTNETDIHLELCLDGTGQSRIATGVGFFDHMLALLAKHAAFDLTVEAAGDLHVDQHHTVEDVGIAFGQSLRSALGDKAGVRRYGHFTLPMEEALVTSAVDLSGRYALAFQVGFPSAKIGDFDSELVEDFWQATAANALMNLHVLLHHGRNSHHISEAVFKSTARSLRMAVEHDPRMTGVPSTKGTLTE